A region of Tolypothrix sp. NIES-4075 DNA encodes the following proteins:
- the uvrA gene encoding excinuclease ABC subunit UvrA — protein sequence MSDQKLASLLNGHLPHPNPNSQNTIRIRGARQHNLKNIDLELPRDRLIVFTGVSGSGKSSLAFDTIFAEGQRRYVESLSAYARQFLGQLDKPDVEAIEGLSPAISIDQKSTSHNPRSTVGTVTEIYDYLRLLFGRAGEPHCPICDRCIAPQTIDEMVDRIMDLSDRTRFQILAPVVRGKKGTHKKLLSSLASQGFVRIRVNGEVRELSDSIDLDKNLTHTIEVVIDRLVKKDGIQERLVDSLTTCLKQSSGIANIIVTPSSDSEQETSEQELVFSENFACPEHGAVMEELSPRLFSFNSPYGACPNCHGLGSLRRFSPDLVVPDPEAPVYAAIAPWSEKDNSYYLELLYKVGQAYDFELQNNWYQLTDEQRQVILYGEETAEQNKHSYKGAIPILQRQYEGGSELIKQKLEQYLVDQPCEVCHGKRLKPEALAVRLGQYRMLDLSGVSIRDCRQKVDELKLSDRQLQIADLVLREIKSRLQFLLDVGLDYLTLDRPAMTLSGGEAQRIRLATQIGSGLTGVLYVLDEPSIGLHQRDNGRLLRTLTKLRDLGNTLIVVEHDEETIRAANHIVDIGPGAGIHGGYIIAQGDLQALLTAEKSLTGAYLSGRRVIETPAERRQGNGRSLIIQNAHRNNLKNIDVEIPLGKLVAVTGVSGSGKSTLINELLYPALQHQLTKKVPLPKHLQGIKGLNAVDKAIVIDQSPIGRTPRSNPATYTGVFDVIREVFSQTVEAKARGYKPGQFSFNVKGGRCEACSGQGVNVIEMNFLPDVYVQCEVCKGARYNRETLQVKYKDKSISDVLNMTVEESLDFFQNIPKAFTRLQTLVDVGLGYIQLGQPATTLSGGEAQRVKLATELSRRATGKTLYLIDEPTTGLSFYDVHKLLDVLQRLVDKGNSILVIEHNLDVIRCSDWLIDLGPEGGDKGGEIIAAGTPEEVAKNPKSYTGQYLQQVLQQYPASKVG from the coding sequence ATGTCAGACCAAAAGCTAGCATCATTACTAAATGGTCATCTTCCTCACCCCAACCCCAACAGCCAGAATACGATTCGGATTCGGGGTGCGAGGCAGCATAATCTGAAAAATATTGATTTAGAATTGCCACGCGATCGCCTGATTGTCTTTACCGGCGTTTCTGGTTCTGGTAAATCTTCCTTGGCATTTGATACCATTTTCGCCGAAGGACAGCGCCGCTACGTCGAATCTCTCAGCGCCTACGCACGGCAATTTTTGGGACAATTAGATAAACCGGATGTCGAAGCGATTGAAGGTTTGAGTCCGGCGATTTCCATCGACCAAAAATCAACTTCTCATAACCCGCGCTCCACGGTTGGAACTGTAACAGAAATTTACGATTACTTGCGTTTGTTGTTTGGACGTGCTGGTGAACCGCATTGTCCGATATGCGATCGCTGTATTGCACCGCAAACTATCGACGAGATGGTTGATCGCATTATGGATTTAAGCGATCGTACACGCTTCCAAATCCTCGCACCTGTTGTCCGTGGCAAAAAAGGCACGCATAAAAAGCTTTTATCAAGTCTCGCTTCTCAAGGTTTTGTCCGCATCCGCGTTAATGGGGAAGTGCGAGAACTATCTGATTCGATTGACTTAGATAAAAATTTGACTCACACCATTGAAGTGGTGATTGACCGTCTTGTGAAAAAAGACGGTATACAAGAGCGTTTGGTTGATTCTCTTACTACGTGCTTAAAACAATCAAGTGGTATTGCAAACATCATAGTTACTCCATCTTCTGACAGCGAACAAGAGACAAGCGAACAAGAATTAGTCTTTTCGGAAAATTTTGCTTGTCCGGAACATGGTGCAGTAATGGAAGAATTATCGCCGCGATTGTTTTCGTTTAACTCACCTTATGGTGCTTGTCCTAACTGTCATGGATTAGGAAGTTTAAGAAGATTTTCGCCAGATTTGGTAGTACCCGATCCAGAAGCACCTGTATATGCAGCGATCGCACCTTGGTCAGAGAAGGATAATTCTTATTATTTGGAGTTATTATATAAAGTTGGGCAAGCTTATGATTTTGAACTTCAAAATAACTGGTATCAGCTGACAGATGAGCAGCGTCAAGTTATTTTGTATGGGGAAGAAACCGCAGAACAAAATAAGCACAGTTACAAAGGGGCAATTCCGATTTTACAGCGACAGTATGAAGGTGGTTCGGAATTAATTAAGCAGAAATTAGAGCAGTATTTAGTAGATCAACCGTGTGAAGTTTGCCACGGAAAGCGGTTAAAACCGGAAGCTTTAGCGGTGCGGTTGGGACAATATCGCATGTTAGATTTAAGTGGTGTATCGATTCGCGATTGTCGCCAGAAAGTTGATGAATTAAAATTGAGCGATCGCCAATTGCAAATCGCTGATTTAGTCCTGCGAGAAATTAAATCTAGATTGCAATTTTTACTCGATGTCGGATTAGATTATCTCACCCTTGACCGTCCAGCAATGACGCTTTCCGGTGGAGAAGCGCAACGAATTCGTTTAGCAACTCAAATTGGTTCTGGTTTAACAGGAGTTCTCTACGTTTTAGATGAACCAAGTATCGGTTTGCATCAAAGAGATAATGGACGCTTGCTGCGAACTTTAACTAAACTACGCGATTTGGGTAATACGTTAATTGTAGTTGAGCATGATGAAGAAACAATTCGTGCAGCTAACCACATTGTTGATATTGGTCCCGGTGCTGGAATTCACGGCGGATATATAATTGCTCAAGGTGATTTACAAGCATTATTAACAGCAGAAAAATCCTTAACTGGTGCGTATTTATCGGGACGAAGAGTAATTGAAACTCCAGCAGAAAGACGCCAAGGAAATGGGCGAAGTTTGATAATTCAAAATGCCCATCGCAACAACTTAAAAAATATCGATGTAGAAATTCCTCTAGGTAAACTTGTTGCTGTTACTGGTGTTTCTGGTTCGGGAAAATCTACTTTAATTAACGAATTACTTTATCCAGCATTGCAACATCAACTGACAAAAAAAGTTCCTTTGCCCAAACATTTACAGGGAATTAAGGGATTAAATGCTGTTGATAAAGCAATTGTAATTGACCAATCGCCAATTGGACGCACGCCGCGTTCTAATCCTGCAACTTATACAGGCGTTTTTGACGTGATTCGCGAAGTATTCTCGCAAACAGTAGAAGCTAAAGCGAGAGGTTACAAACCCGGACAATTTTCTTTCAACGTTAAAGGTGGACGTTGTGAAGCTTGTAGCGGACAGGGTGTAAACGTCATTGAAATGAACTTTTTGCCAGATGTTTACGTGCAATGCGAAGTTTGCAAAGGTGCAAGATATAACCGAGAAACTTTGCAAGTAAAGTACAAAGATAAGTCTATTTCTGATGTTCTCAATATGACAGTTGAGGAAAGTTTAGACTTTTTCCAAAATATTCCCAAAGCTTTTACTCGCTTACAAACTTTAGTTGATGTGGGACTAGGTTACATTCAACTAGGACAACCGGCAACAACTTTATCTGGTGGAGAAGCGCAGCGAGTGAAATTAGCCACTGAATTATCACGTCGCGCTACAGGAAAGACGCTTTATTTAATCGATGAACCGACTACAGGTTTATCTTTTTACGATGTCCACAAATTGTTAGATGTGTTGCAACGTTTGGTAGATAAAGGAAATTCAATTTTAGTAATTGAACACAATTTAGATGTGATTCGTTGTTCTGACTGGTTGATAGATTTGGGTCCCGAAGGTGGTGATAAAGGAGGAGAAATTATTGCAGCGGGGACACCAGAAGAAGTAGCGAAGAATCCGAAGTCTTATACTGGGCAATATTTGCAGCAAGTTTTGCAACAGTATCCAGCAAGTAAGGTAGGTTAG
- a CDS encoding HNH endonuclease, producing MSQKTDKKNVIKEIIAEKEKGFGTLKTKTRSNTSDTPGKEFSRETKAAAFIRDALPGSPRCKICNGYLPSRINSIDHIKRKADGGLGTLDNAQLTHPYCNTTFKN from the coding sequence TTGTCTCAAAAAACAGATAAGAAAAATGTTATCAAGGAAATAATTGCTGAAAAAGAAAAAGGTTTTGGCACTTTAAAAACTAAAACTAGAAGTAATACAAGCGATACCCCAGGCAAAGAATTTTCACGAGAAACAAAAGCAGCAGCTTTTATCAGAGATGCTTTACCTGGTTCTCCACGATGTAAAATCTGTAATGGCTATCTCCCCAGTCGCATTAACTCTATAGATCACATTAAAAGAAAAGCAGATGGTGGCTTAGGTACTTTAGATAATGCACAGTTGACTCACCCATATTGCAATACAACATTCAAAAATTAA
- a CDS encoding helix-turn-helix domain-containing protein has product MTKTTGKMTLTINPEIYSQLLSKYQPRIIKTEAENDKFLEIVEELLSRPNITPEEDTLLELFVKLIEDFEDKHYQLNTSTPHSRLLHLMEARGLSSADLGEVFGSSEIVAKVINSELEITLEQAKALGEFFHVDASLFILD; this is encoded by the coding sequence ATGACAAAGACAACTGGAAAAATGACCCTTACTATTAACCCAGAAATTTATAGTCAATTACTATCTAAATATCAGCCTAGGATTATTAAGACAGAAGCGGAAAACGATAAATTCTTAGAGATTGTTGAAGAACTACTATCTCGTCCTAATATCACTCCTGAAGAAGATACTTTGTTGGAATTATTTGTCAAACTGATTGAGGATTTTGAAGATAAGCATTATCAACTTAATACTTCTACACCACATTCAAGACTTCTTCATTTGATGGAAGCTAGAGGTTTGTCATCGGCTGATTTAGGAGAAGTTTTTGGATCGAGTGAGATTGTTGCTAAGGTTATTAATAGTGAATTAGAAATTACTTTAGAACAAGCCAAGGCTTTGGGAGAGTTTTTTCACGTTGATGCGAGTTTATTTATTTTAGATTAA
- a CDS encoding type II toxin-antitoxin system HigB family toxin gives MHIISRKKLRNFCKQHADCCDALDDWYIIASKANWGNLVEVQAVYPQAEAISNFTIFNIKGNKYRLIASISYEKQVIYIKYVLTHAEYDKDNWKNDPYY, from the coding sequence ATGCACATCATCAGTCGTAAAAAGCTAAGAAATTTTTGCAAACAACACGCTGATTGCTGTGATGCGCTCGATGACTGGTACATAATTGCTAGTAAAGCAAACTGGGGTAATTTGGTAGAAGTTCAAGCAGTTTATCCTCAAGCTGAAGCGATTAGCAACTTTACAATTTTTAATATTAAAGGTAACAAATATCGCTTAATTGCTAGCATCAGCTATGAAAAGCAGGTCATTTACATAAAATATGTTTTGACTCATGCGGAATATGACAAAGACAACTGGAAAAATGACCCTTACTATTAA
- a CDS encoding DUF2358 domain-containing protein: MKDQYKMQEIIKTLKHDLPTLFQQDISYDIYSQDIYFRDPVNKFKGKFNYRIIFWTLRFHAKLFFTQIYFDLHDVQQKAEDTILAKWTVRGILRVPWKARILFNGCSTYKLNSDNLIYEHIDTWDRKPSEILSQFIRKGGDGKP, encoded by the coding sequence ATGAAAGATCAATATAAAATGCAAGAAATAATCAAAACTCTCAAACACGATTTACCAACGCTTTTTCAGCAAGATATTTCCTACGACATATATAGCCAAGATATCTATTTTCGCGACCCGGTAAATAAATTTAAAGGCAAATTCAACTATCGGATTATCTTTTGGACTTTGCGATTTCACGCTAAATTATTTTTTACGCAGATTTATTTCGACCTGCATGACGTGCAGCAGAAAGCTGAAGATACGATTTTAGCAAAGTGGACGGTTCGCGGTATTTTGCGTGTTCCTTGGAAAGCGCGTATACTTTTTAATGGCTGCTCTACTTACAAACTGAACTCAGATAATCTCATATATGAGCATATCGACACCTGGGATCGCAAACCCAGTGAGATTTTGAGCCAGTTTATCCGCAAAGGAGGAGACGGCAAACCTTAG
- a CDS encoding LptA/OstA family protein translates to MTSLSIRRVVLSFLLPASLTTVTSLSLIINSVGAQQLDTQPSATTSINQSTAPVADVYIWQGNVKFDFKAAKINATADKAEVFPKERKVVLTGNVKILQNGKIQETDTVTYLFKYQDKFNLTADKVIASNLK, encoded by the coding sequence ATGACTTCCCTATCTATTCGGCGTGTTGTTTTGTCTTTCTTACTGCCGGCAAGTTTAACCACTGTAACTTCACTTTCTCTAATCATAAACAGTGTTGGCGCTCAACAGCTAGACACACAGCCATCAGCGACGACATCTATCAACCAATCAACTGCACCAGTTGCGGATGTGTATATTTGGCAAGGTAATGTTAAGTTCGATTTCAAAGCAGCAAAGATTAATGCCACAGCAGATAAAGCTGAAGTATTCCCTAAAGAACGTAAAGTTGTTTTGACTGGGAATGTAAAAATCCTTCAAAACGGAAAAATTCAGGAAACTGATACAGTAACGTATTTGTTTAAGTACCAAGACAAATTTAACTTGACTGCCGATAAAGTGATAGCATCAAATTTAAAGTAA
- a CDS encoding glycoside hydrolase family 10 protein: MTIIETRGVWLTTTGSKVFKSRERIAEAMDFLAQTGFNVVFPVVWTKALTLYPSKVMRQTFGVEIDPLFVDRDPLAEAIAEARRVGLKVIPWFEYGFASSYNLNGGMLLAKKPEWAARDRDGNLVNKNGFEWLNSLDPQVQNFMFNLVLEVVKNYDVDGIQGDDRLPALPSEGGYDQLTVKRYHQQFRKNPPRNPQDKQWLEWRANILTDFLARLYQKVKAVNPNLLVSMAPNIHDWALKEYLQDSPKWLEQKIVDTIHPQVYRRDFLSYKSIIDQLVKKQFAVMSPRLAPGILIKLGNYSISPEYLMQAIEYNRDRGISGEVFFFYEGLRDNNNALAKVLQNNAYAQNASFPSLSDLSNVAVSNSKPSSNWQNLLKFWRNIS, translated from the coding sequence ATGACAATAATTGAAACGCGGGGCGTTTGGCTTACTACTACTGGAAGTAAGGTTTTCAAGTCAAGGGAACGCATTGCTGAAGCGATGGATTTCCTCGCCCAAACGGGATTTAATGTAGTATTTCCGGTGGTTTGGACTAAGGCGCTAACGCTGTATCCTAGTAAAGTGATGCGGCAGACTTTTGGTGTGGAAATTGATCCGCTTTTTGTCGATCGCGATCCTTTAGCTGAAGCGATCGCAGAAGCACGTCGGGTGGGGCTAAAAGTCATTCCTTGGTTTGAATACGGCTTTGCCAGTTCCTACAATTTGAATGGGGGAATGCTGCTAGCAAAAAAACCTGAATGGGCTGCACGCGATCGCGATGGCAATTTAGTCAATAAAAACGGCTTTGAGTGGTTGAATTCCCTTGACCCCCAAGTGCAAAATTTTATGTTTAACTTGGTTTTGGAAGTTGTCAAGAATTATGATGTTGATGGTATTCAAGGAGACGATCGCCTGCCAGCTTTGCCTTCTGAAGGAGGTTACGACCAATTAACTGTAAAACGTTATCACCAGCAATTTCGGAAAAATCCGCCACGAAACCCTCAGGATAAGCAATGGTTGGAATGGCGAGCAAATATTCTCACTGACTTTTTAGCGCGTCTTTATCAAAAAGTCAAAGCGGTAAATCCCAACCTTTTGGTATCGATGGCTCCAAATATTCATGATTGGGCATTGAAGGAATATTTGCAAGACTCTCCCAAATGGCTAGAACAGAAAATAGTAGATACAATCCACCCGCAGGTTTATCGCCGTGATTTCCTAAGTTATAAATCTATTATCGACCAGTTGGTAAAAAAGCAATTTGCAGTGATGTCACCGAGGTTAGCACCGGGAATTTTAATCAAGCTGGGAAACTACTCGATAAGTCCAGAATATCTGATGCAGGCAATCGAGTACAATCGCGATCGCGGTATTTCTGGAGAGGTATTCTTTTTTTACGAAGGTTTGCGAGACAATAACAACGCCCTCGCTAAGGTATTGCAAAATAATGCTTATGCTCAAAATGCCTCATTTCCCTCTTTATCCGATTTGAGTAACGTTGCTGTTAGCAACAGCAAGCCATCTTCCAATTGGCAGAATTTGCTTAAGTTTTGGAGAAATATTTCGTAG